From a single Micromonospora sp. WMMD1102 genomic region:
- the hrpA gene encoding ATP-dependent RNA helicase HrpA, whose product MQTPPPATAVPAVDLPALQARLPELMFRDQRRIQRRLEGLAKIRDLGRRQAAAAEIAAEIEAAEQRLARRRAAVPVISYPAGLPVSERKDDLLAAIRDHQVVIVAGETGSGKTTQLPKICLELGRGVRGLIGHTQPRRLAARTVADRIADELGTELGGAVGYKVRFTDQVGDGTLVKLMTDGILLAELQQDRMLRQYDTLIIDEAHERSLNIDFILGYLRQLLPRRPDLKVVITSATIDPERFARHFAADGEPAPVLEVSGRTYPVETRYRPLVELGDGEDPDDDGETVRDQIQAIGDAVQELAAEGPGDVLVFLSGEREIRDTADALGRLVQNRPALRDTEILPLYARLSTAEQHRVFQPHRGRRVVLATNVAETSLTVPGIKYVVDPGTARISRYSHRLKVQRLPIEPISQASANQRKGRCGRTSDGICIRLYDEPDFLGRPEFTDPEILRTNLASVILQMTAIGLGDIAAFPFIDPPDKRNIADGVNLLRELGALEETGPETGYRLTPLGRRLAQLPVDPRLARMVLEGERNGCATEVSVIAAALSIQDPRERPAEKQAQADQAHARFTDKESDFAALLNLWRYLQEQQRALSSSGFRRMCKAEYLNYLRVREWQDINSQLRQVLRTSAGAASDARPGRARRGGDRGTAGPAPGTPTAADTPTADTAKADTAKAGAPTADGTPPENVDTDRIHQSLLAGLLSHVGLKEAQKNEYLGARGAKFALFPGSALFRKPPRWVMAAELVETSRLWGRVAARIEPEWVEALAGHLVKRSYSEPHWEKKQAAVLAYEKVTLYGIPLVSGRKVNFGRIDPVLSRDLFIRHALVEGDWQTHHRFFHDNQALRDEVEELEHRARRRDILVDDETVYAFYDQRIPADVVSGRHFDAWWKKTRRDTPELLNFDRQMLVNEGRGGVDAADYPDEWHSEGVALPLTYRFEPGTAADGVTVNIPLPMLNQVDADGFDWQVPGLREELVVALIRSLPKAVRRNFVPVPDYARAVLAAITPGREPLLDALTRELRRMTGVTVPRDAWDVAKLPAHLRPTFRVVGDERQTVAEGKDLPALQRQLSTQVRRMVAAAAPDVERSGLREWSVGTLPRSIEQDRAGYLVTAYPALTDEGDSVGVRVFESEAEQRRQMWAGTRRLLRLTLGSPQKAVSGRLTNEAKLALSRNPYRNVQELLDDAADAAVDRLMADAGGPAWDADGFTALRDRVRAELVDTTFEVVDRVRRVLASAYSVEQRLARTNSLTLVAALADIRAQLSGLVHPGFVTATGHARLADLPRYLTAIERRLDRLPQNPQRDRDQQARIVQVQQEYQEMLAALPPARRADDAVRQIRWMIEELRVNVFAQALGTPYPISEQRIYRAMDVAEAG is encoded by the coding sequence ATGCAGACGCCACCGCCCGCCACCGCCGTACCCGCCGTCGACCTTCCCGCGCTCCAGGCCCGGTTGCCGGAGCTGATGTTCCGGGACCAGCGCCGGATCCAGCGCCGGCTGGAGGGGCTGGCCAAGATCCGTGATCTCGGACGGCGACAGGCGGCCGCCGCCGAGATCGCCGCCGAGATCGAGGCGGCCGAACAGCGGCTGGCCCGCCGCCGGGCCGCCGTGCCGGTGATCAGCTATCCGGCCGGACTGCCGGTCAGCGAGCGCAAGGACGACCTGCTCGCCGCGATCCGGGACCACCAGGTGGTGATCGTGGCCGGCGAGACCGGCTCTGGCAAGACCACCCAGCTGCCCAAGATCTGTCTGGAGCTGGGTCGGGGCGTCCGGGGGCTGATCGGGCACACCCAGCCGCGCCGGCTGGCCGCGCGTACCGTGGCGGACCGGATCGCCGACGAACTCGGTACCGAGCTGGGCGGGGCGGTCGGCTACAAGGTCCGCTTCACCGACCAGGTCGGGGACGGCACGCTTGTCAAGCTGATGACCGACGGCATCCTGCTGGCCGAGCTGCAACAGGACCGGATGCTCCGGCAGTACGACACGTTGATCATCGACGAGGCGCACGAGCGCAGCCTCAACATCGACTTCATCCTCGGGTACCTCCGGCAGTTGCTCCCCCGCCGCCCCGACCTCAAGGTGGTGATCACGTCGGCGACGATCGACCCGGAGCGGTTCGCCCGGCACTTCGCCGCCGACGGCGAGCCGGCGCCGGTGCTGGAGGTCTCCGGCCGGACCTATCCGGTGGAGACCCGCTACCGGCCACTTGTCGAACTCGGCGACGGCGAGGACCCGGACGACGACGGGGAGACCGTCCGGGACCAGATCCAGGCGATCGGCGACGCGGTGCAGGAGCTCGCCGCCGAGGGGCCCGGGGACGTCCTGGTCTTCCTCAGCGGCGAACGGGAAATCCGGGACACCGCCGACGCGCTCGGCAGACTGGTGCAGAACCGGCCGGCGCTGCGGGACACCGAGATCCTGCCGCTGTACGCCCGGCTCTCCACCGCCGAGCAGCACCGGGTCTTCCAGCCACACCGGGGCCGCCGGGTGGTGCTGGCTACGAACGTCGCCGAGACCTCGCTCACGGTGCCCGGCATCAAGTACGTGGTGGACCCGGGCACGGCCAGGATCTCCCGGTACAGCCACCGGCTCAAGGTGCAGCGGTTGCCGATCGAGCCGATCTCCCAGGCGTCGGCGAACCAGCGCAAGGGGCGCTGCGGGCGTACCTCGGACGGGATCTGCATCCGGCTCTACGACGAGCCGGACTTCCTCGGCCGGCCGGAGTTCACCGACCCGGAGATCCTGCGCACCAACCTCGCCTCGGTCATCCTGCAGATGACCGCGATCGGGCTGGGCGACATCGCCGCGTTCCCGTTCATCGACCCGCCGGACAAGCGCAACATCGCCGACGGGGTCAACCTGCTGCGCGAGCTGGGCGCGCTGGAGGAGACCGGTCCGGAGACCGGCTACCGGCTCACCCCGCTGGGCCGCCGGCTGGCCCAGCTTCCGGTCGACCCCCGGCTGGCCCGGATGGTGCTGGAGGGCGAGCGGAACGGCTGCGCCACCGAGGTGTCGGTGATCGCCGCCGCCCTGTCGATCCAGGATCCCCGCGAGCGGCCGGCGGAGAAGCAGGCCCAGGCCGACCAGGCGCACGCCCGGTTCACCGACAAGGAGTCGGACTTCGCCGCCCTGCTGAACCTGTGGCGCTATCTCCAGGAGCAGCAGCGGGCGCTCTCGTCCAGCGGGTTCCGCCGGATGTGCAAGGCCGAATACCTCAACTACCTGCGGGTACGGGAGTGGCAGGACATCAACTCCCAGCTCCGCCAGGTGCTCCGCACCAGTGCCGGCGCGGCGTCCGACGCCCGTCCGGGGCGTGCCCGACGCGGCGGCGACCGCGGCACCGCCGGCCCCGCTCCGGGTACCCCGACAGCGGCCGACACCCCGACGGCGGACACCGCGAAGGCGGACACCGCGAAGGCCGGCGCCCCGACGGCCGACGGCACGCCGCCGGAGAACGTCGACACCGACCGGATCCACCAGTCGCTGTTGGCCGGGCTGCTCTCGCACGTCGGGCTGAAGGAGGCGCAGAAGAACGAGTACCTCGGCGCCCGGGGTGCGAAGTTCGCCCTCTTCCCCGGCTCGGCGCTGTTCCGCAAGCCGCCGCGCTGGGTGATGGCCGCCGAACTGGTCGAGACCTCCCGGCTCTGGGGCCGGGTCGCCGCCCGGATCGAGCCGGAGTGGGTCGAGGCGCTCGCCGGGCACCTGGTCAAACGCAGCTACAGCGAGCCGCACTGGGAGAAGAAGCAGGCCGCGGTGCTGGCGTACGAGAAGGTGACCCTCTACGGCATCCCGCTGGTCAGCGGCCGGAAGGTCAACTTCGGCCGGATCGACCCGGTGCTGAGCCGGGACCTGTTCATCCGGCACGCCCTGGTCGAGGGCGACTGGCAGACCCACCACAGGTTCTTCCACGACAACCAGGCACTGCGCGACGAGGTCGAGGAGCTGGAACACCGGGCCCGCCGCCGGGACATCCTGGTCGACGACGAGACCGTGTACGCCTTCTACGACCAGCGCATCCCCGCCGACGTCGTCTCCGGCCGGCACTTCGACGCCTGGTGGAAGAAGACCCGCCGGGACACACCCGAGCTGCTCAACTTCGACCGGCAGATGCTCGTCAACGAGGGCCGGGGCGGAGTCGACGCGGCCGACTATCCCGACGAGTGGCACTCCGAGGGGGTGGCGCTGCCGCTGACGTACCGGTTCGAGCCGGGGACGGCGGCCGACGGGGTGACTGTAAACATCCCGCTGCCGATGTTGAACCAGGTCGACGCGGACGGCTTCGACTGGCAGGTGCCGGGGCTGCGCGAGGAACTGGTGGTGGCGCTGATCCGGTCGCTGCCGAAGGCCGTACGCCGGAACTTCGTCCCGGTGCCGGACTACGCGCGGGCGGTGCTGGCCGCGATCACGCCGGGCCGGGAGCCGCTGCTGGACGCGCTGACCCGGGAACTGCGCCGGATGACCGGGGTGACGGTGCCCCGGGACGCCTGGGACGTGGCGAAGCTGCCGGCACACCTGCGCCCCACCTTCCGGGTGGTCGGTGACGAGCGGCAGACCGTCGCCGAGGGCAAGGACCTGCCGGCGCTGCAACGCCAGCTCAGCACCCAGGTACGCCGGATGGTCGCCGCCGCCGCGCCGGACGTGGAACGCTCCGGGCTACGGGAGTGGAGCGTCGGCACGCTGCCCAGGTCGATCGAGCAGGACCGGGCCGGCTACCTGGTGACCGCCTATCCGGCGCTCACCGACGAGGGCGACAGTGTCGGGGTGCGGGTCTTCGAGAGCGAGGCCGAGCAGCGCCGCCAGATGTGGGCCGGCACCCGGCGGCTGCTCCGGCTCACCCTCGGCTCGCCGCAGAAGGCGGTCTCCGGCCGGCTGACGAACGAGGCGAAGCTGGCGCTGAGCCGCAACCCGTACCGCAACGTGCAGGAGTTGCTCGACGACGCGGCCGACGCGGCGGTGGACCGGCTGATGGCCGACGCGGGCGGGCCGGCCTGGGACGCCGACGGTTTCACCGCGCTGCGCGACCGGGTCCGGGCGGAGCTGGTGGACACCACCTTCGAGGTCGTCGACCGGGTACGCCGGGTGCTGGCCAGCGCCTATTCCGTCGAGCAGCGGCTGGCCCGGACCAACAGCCTGACCCTGGTCGCCGCCCTTGCCGACATCCGCGCCCAGCTCTCCGGGCTGGTGCACCCCGGCTTCGTCACCGCGACCGGCCATGCTCGGCTCGCCGACCTGCCCCGCTATCTGACCGCGATCGAGCGCCGCCTCGACCGGCTTCCGCAGAATCCGCAGCGGGACCGCGACCAGCAGGCCCGGATCGTCCAGGTGCAGCAGGAGTACCAGGAGATGCTGGCCGCGCTCCCCCCGGCCCGTCGGGCCGACGACGCGGTACGGCAGATCCGCTGGATGATCGAGGAACTCCGGGTGAACGTCTTCGCCCAGGCGCTCGGTACGCCGTACCCGATCTCGGAACAGCGGATCTACCGAGCGATGGACGTGGCCGAGGCGGGCTGA
- a CDS encoding histidine phosphatase family protein has product MAVDIVYETHAMTTDNEAGLATGWRPGQLSGYGRRGARELGERRRGDGLAAVFCSDLARAVETVEIAFPRRELPVHRDTRLRECDYGELTGHPVGELAALRGRHLDEPFPGGQSYRQVVEQTRDFLRDLSAGWDGFRILVVAHSANRWALEHLLHGRPLADLVAAPFEWRPGWTFRLPSGWGTDRPPPARRQPGQPAGDRGRRRGRR; this is encoded by the coding sequence ATGGCGGTCGACATCGTCTACGAGACGCACGCGATGACCACCGACAACGAGGCCGGCCTGGCCACCGGCTGGCGCCCCGGCCAACTCTCCGGGTACGGCCGGCGCGGCGCCCGGGAGCTGGGTGAGCGGCGCCGCGGCGACGGGCTGGCCGCGGTCTTCTGCTCCGACCTGGCCCGGGCGGTGGAGACGGTGGAGATCGCCTTCCCGCGGCGGGAACTGCCGGTGCACCGCGACACCCGGTTGCGGGAGTGCGACTACGGCGAGTTGACCGGCCATCCGGTGGGCGAGCTGGCCGCGCTGCGCGGCCGGCACCTGGACGAGCCCTTTCCGGGTGGCCAGAGCTACCGGCAGGTGGTGGAGCAGACCCGCGACTTCCTCCGGGACCTCTCCGCCGGTTGGGACGGGTTCCGGATCCTGGTCGTGGCGCACTCGGCGAACCGGTGGGCGCTGGAACACCTGCTGCACGGTCGCCCGCTGGCCGACCTGGTCGCCGCGCCGTTCGAGTGGCGCCCCGGGTGGACGTTCCGGCTGCCGTCGGGCTGGGGCACCGACCGCCCTCCGCCGGCCCGCCGGCAACCGGGACAGCCGGCCGGCGACCGGGGCCGGCGCCGGGGCAGGCGGTGA
- a CDS encoding acyl carrier protein, protein MTSTTPTTDIDREQVKEIVCEILEIDADEVTETSLFKEDHGADSLLAIEILAALERNLHVTIDQAELSRMVNLAGVYAVIDEASKA, encoded by the coding sequence ATGACCAGCACGACCCCGACCACCGACATCGACCGCGAGCAGGTCAAGGAGATCGTCTGCGAGATTCTGGAAATCGACGCCGACGAGGTCACCGAGACCAGTCTGTTCAAAGAGGACCACGGGGCGGACTCGCTGCTGGCGATCGAAATTCTCGCCGCTCTCGAGCGGAATCTGCACGTCACCATCGACCAGGCGGAACTGAGCCGAATGGTGAATCTGGCGGGCGTTTACGCCGTCATCGACGAGGCGTCGAAAGCCTGA
- a CDS encoding beta-ketoacyl-[acyl-carrier-protein] synthase family protein, protein MSVLPGDARSPRRVVVTGLGVLTSIGIGVEDFLAGLRAGRSGVKPITAFDTTGFAYANGCEISDFDPARWLHRVDPAQLGRASQLSAAAAGMAVADAGLAVEELRSRRALVSVGTTDGESHDLDQLVGVQVDRGPEHFDPVVARRVPAGRLSSSIVAELGLTDVETVTIPTACAAGNYAVGYGFDAIRSGDVEVALCGGADALCRKTFTGFYRLGTIAPEACQPFDRNRKGILTGEGAGILLMESLDSARARGARIYAEVLGYGLNCDAYHPVAPDQNSIARCIELAHRNAGVKPGDIDFISAHGTGTKANDVTEAGAIRQVFGERPPRTVSIKGMIGHSMGAASALASAACALAITHRFIPPTVNHVETDPECGLDCVPNVAREAELRVVQNNALAFGGNNAVLILGRYDEVAP, encoded by the coding sequence ATGAGCGTTCTGCCAGGCGATGCTCGGTCGCCCCGCCGGGTGGTCGTCACCGGGCTCGGCGTGCTGACAAGCATCGGGATCGGGGTCGAGGACTTCCTCGCCGGGCTGCGGGCCGGCCGGAGCGGAGTCAAGCCGATCACCGCGTTCGACACCACCGGATTCGCGTACGCCAACGGCTGTGAGATCAGCGACTTCGACCCGGCCCGCTGGCTGCACCGCGTCGACCCGGCGCAGCTCGGCCGGGCCAGCCAGCTCTCGGCCGCCGCCGCCGGCATGGCGGTCGCGGACGCGGGCCTGGCCGTCGAGGAGCTGCGGTCCCGCCGCGCCCTGGTGTCGGTGGGGACCACCGACGGGGAATCCCACGACCTCGACCAGCTGGTAGGGGTGCAGGTGGACCGGGGTCCGGAGCACTTCGACCCGGTGGTGGCCCGCCGGGTCCCCGCCGGCCGGCTCTCCTCCAGCATCGTCGCCGAACTCGGGCTGACCGACGTCGAGACGGTGACCATCCCGACCGCCTGCGCGGCCGGCAACTACGCGGTCGGGTACGGCTTCGACGCGATCCGCTCCGGGGACGTGGAGGTGGCGCTCTGCGGCGGCGCCGACGCGCTCTGCCGGAAGACCTTCACCGGCTTCTACCGGCTCGGCACCATCGCCCCGGAGGCGTGCCAGCCGTTCGACCGCAACCGCAAGGGCATCCTCACCGGCGAGGGTGCCGGCATCCTGCTGATGGAGAGCCTGGACTCGGCGCGGGCCCGGGGCGCCCGGATCTACGCGGAGGTGCTCGGCTACGGGCTCAACTGCGACGCGTACCACCCGGTCGCGCCGGACCAGAACAGCATCGCCCGCTGCATCGAGCTGGCCCACCGCAACGCCGGGGTGAAGCCGGGCGACATCGACTTCATCTCCGCGCACGGCACCGGCACCAAGGCCAACGACGTGACCGAGGCCGGCGCCATCCGGCAGGTCTTCGGGGAACGCCCGCCGCGCACCGTCTCGATCAAGGGCATGATCGGGCACAGCATGGGTGCGGCCAGCGCGCTGGCCTCGGCGGCCTGTGCCCTGGCCATCACCCACCGGTTCATCCCGCCGACGGTCAACCACGTCGAGACCGACCCCGAGTGCGGGCTCGACTGCGTGCCGAACGTCGCTCGGGAAGCCGAGCTGCGGGTGGTGCAGAACAACGCGCTCGCCTTCGGCGGCAACAACGCGGTGCTGATCCTCGGCAGGTACGACGAGGTGGCGCCGTGA
- a CDS encoding beta-ketoacyl synthase N-terminal-like domain-containing protein, with protein MTALVVGMGAVASIGGNTVEFFDSLCAGYSGLAELRGFDRSRYRAQHAYEIDDRPGPGCDETLRASRWLEQAVAAALADAGLDDDLGDTPVLVGTTLRELRSVELSWRDGVPFDVRDLHFGSALRQRFGASNTHTVANACSASLYALGLGMDLLDVGAADTVVVAGVDAITESTYGLLDRCYPEAPERVRPFDRDRRGMLQGEGAVAVVLRREADGPGTGHRHARVRGVAVNCDAYHPSAPDAKSIALVTREAHRRAGIEPGDVDLLMLHGTGTALNDEAEAQAVREVYSGVSPSPWMTAIKSMTGHTAGASGLHSLVVAVEALRSGVVPPILGLDNPIDEVDGFRLVRGHAELAGLRLAQVDSFGFGGLNAVAIVEKVT; from the coding sequence GTGACCGCGCTGGTGGTGGGGATGGGCGCGGTGGCCAGTATCGGCGGCAACACCGTCGAGTTCTTCGACTCGCTCTGCGCCGGCTACAGCGGGCTGGCCGAACTGCGCGGCTTCGACCGCAGCCGGTACCGGGCACAGCACGCGTACGAGATCGACGACCGGCCGGGACCGGGCTGCGACGAGACCCTGCGGGCCAGCCGGTGGCTGGAGCAGGCGGTCGCCGCCGCACTCGCCGACGCCGGCCTCGACGACGACCTCGGGGACACCCCGGTGCTGGTCGGCACCACCCTGCGGGAGCTGCGCTCGGTCGAGCTGAGCTGGCGCGACGGCGTGCCGTTCGACGTACGCGACCTGCACTTCGGCAGCGCGCTGCGCCAGCGGTTCGGGGCCAGCAACACGCACACCGTGGCGAACGCCTGCTCGGCCTCGCTCTACGCCCTCGGGCTCGGCATGGACCTGCTCGACGTCGGCGCCGCCGACACCGTGGTGGTGGCCGGGGTGGACGCGATCACCGAGAGCACCTACGGGCTGCTGGACCGCTGCTATCCGGAGGCGCCGGAACGGGTCCGGCCGTTCGACCGGGACCGCCGGGGCATGCTCCAGGGCGAGGGAGCGGTCGCCGTGGTGCTGCGCCGGGAGGCGGACGGCCCCGGCACCGGGCACCGGCACGCCCGGGTCCGCGGCGTCGCGGTGAACTGCGACGCCTACCACCCGTCCGCGCCGGACGCCAAGAGCATCGCCCTGGTCACTCGGGAGGCGCACCGCCGGGCCGGGATCGAGCCCGGCGACGTGGACCTGCTGATGCTGCACGGCACCGGCACCGCACTCAACGACGAGGCGGAGGCGCAGGCCGTCCGGGAGGTCTACTCCGGGGTCTCGCCGTCGCCGTGGATGACCGCGATCAAGTCGATGACCGGGCACACCGCCGGCGCCTCCGGGCTGCACAGCCTGGTGGTGGCGGTCGAGGCGCTGCGCTCCGGGGTGGTGCCGCCGATCCTCGGCCTGGACAACCCGATCGACGAGGTCGACGGCTTCCGGCTGGTACGCGGACACGCCGAACTGGCCGGCCTGCGCCTGGCCCAGGTGGACTCGTTCGGCTTCGGCGGACTGAACGCCGTCGCGATCGTGGAGAAGGTGACCTGA
- a CDS encoding beta-ketoacyl synthase N-terminal-like domain-containing protein has product MAPVDVVVSGVGLAVSGVAGPDDLLRRTPVAEDGDDPAHRLTGKGLRYKDRATRLALCAGRDALADAGLLGDPGLTVPGETVGVVVSSNYGNVDTVCDTVSTIAAETYAGLSPMTLPATASNVTASWLAIWFRLRGANLTMCSGATSGLDAVNWGRLLVLAGRVDRVLVVGVEPANAPVRHLVSGGRSNSAADLRLFDGAAALVLESAAAVRDRGVEALAALGPYARKADQPAAVAAIRRTDPRPVDMWFGGGPGGPAGTTELTSHDLTSYHGHCSGALGVLQCVAGTAWLSGHDRGAVLASSDGAGADAAAALLLTAGAGAR; this is encoded by the coding sequence ATGGCTCCCGTCGACGTGGTGGTCAGCGGAGTGGGCCTGGCGGTCTCCGGGGTCGCCGGCCCCGACGACCTGCTCCGGCGCACCCCGGTCGCCGAGGACGGGGACGACCCGGCCCACCGGCTGACCGGCAAGGGACTGCGCTACAAGGACCGGGCCACCCGGCTCGCGCTCTGTGCCGGGCGGGACGCGCTGGCCGACGCCGGGCTGCTCGGCGACCCCGGCCTGACCGTTCCCGGCGAGACCGTCGGCGTGGTGGTCAGCTCGAACTACGGCAACGTCGACACCGTCTGCGACACCGTGTCGACGATCGCCGCCGAGACGTACGCCGGGCTGAGCCCGATGACCCTGCCGGCCACCGCCAGCAACGTGACCGCCTCCTGGCTGGCCATCTGGTTCCGGCTGCGCGGGGCGAACCTGACGATGTGCAGCGGGGCGACGTCCGGGCTGGACGCGGTCAACTGGGGTCGGCTGCTGGTGCTGGCCGGCCGGGTGGACCGGGTGCTGGTGGTCGGGGTCGAGCCGGCGAACGCGCCGGTGCGGCACCTGGTCAGCGGTGGTCGCAGCAACAGCGCGGCGGACCTGCGGCTCTTCGACGGGGCGGCGGCGCTGGTGCTGGAGTCCGCGGCGGCGGTGCGGGACCGGGGCGTCGAGGCGCTCGCCGCGCTCGGCCCGTACGCCCGCAAGGCGGACCAGCCGGCGGCGGTGGCGGCGATCCGGCGTACCGACCCGCGACCGGTGGACATGTGGTTCGGCGGCGGACCGGGTGGACCGGCCGGGACGACCGAGCTGACAAGTCACGACCTCACCTCCTATCACGGGCACTGCTCGGGTGCGCTCGGCGTGCTCCAGTGCGTCGCCGGCACCGCCTGGCTGAGCGGGCACGACCGGGGCGCCGTGCTGGCCAGCTCGGACGGCGCGGGCGCGGACGCGGCGGCGGCACTGCTGCTCACCGCCGGTGCGGGTGCGCGATGA
- a CDS encoding alpha/beta hydrolase: MRTLLLHGLGSSRGIWDRFESRAPDWLELWDAELPWASAGDGGWSHRSDPTGPLARALAGVDGGADLVVAHSFAANTLLELLGRAGAAETGPEQIRPAMAPAAPPRSAAVPLPRAVVLVSPFYRSAADDFDWAAIDFYLNHFHRILEEGIRVSAPAGLPAEIRVAMGERVRERIGPYGWMRFFEAYLRTPFLPVADLALPLLVVAGDGDFAARPGDGRALADAAPDGRYALLPDCGHFAMAEHPDRFAALVADFARPLSPLHAAPEPILDTHLERT, from the coding sequence GTGCGTACCCTGCTGCTGCACGGCCTGGGCAGCAGCCGGGGCATCTGGGACCGGTTCGAGTCGCGGGCGCCGGACTGGCTGGAACTGTGGGACGCCGAACTGCCCTGGGCGAGCGCCGGTGACGGCGGCTGGAGCCACCGGTCCGACCCCACCGGCCCGCTGGCCCGGGCGCTGGCCGGCGTCGACGGCGGCGCCGACCTGGTGGTGGCGCACTCGTTCGCCGCGAACACCCTGCTGGAACTGCTCGGCCGGGCCGGTGCGGCCGAGACCGGGCCGGAGCAGATCCGGCCGGCGATGGCACCGGCGGCACCACCTCGGTCGGCGGCGGTGCCGCTGCCCCGGGCGGTGGTACTCGTCTCGCCCTTCTACCGGAGCGCCGCCGACGACTTCGACTGGGCCGCGATCGACTTCTACCTCAACCACTTCCACCGGATCCTCGAAGAGGGCATCCGGGTCAGCGCCCCGGCCGGGCTGCCCGCCGAGATCCGCGTCGCGATGGGCGAGCGGGTACGCGAGCGGATCGGCCCGTACGGCTGGATGCGCTTCTTCGAGGCGTACCTGCGTACCCCGTTCCTGCCCGTCGCCGACCTGGCGCTGCCGCTGCTGGTGGTCGCCGGCGACGGCGACTTCGCCGCCCGGCCCGGTGACGGGCGGGCGCTCGCCGACGCGGCGCCGGACGGCCGGTACGCCCTGCTGCCCGACTGCGGCCACTTCGCGATGGCCGAGCACCCCGACCGGTTCGCCGCCCTGGTGGCGGACTTCGCCCGCCCGCTGTCGCCGCTGCACGCGGCACCGGAACCGATCCTCGACACACATCTGGAGCGCACGTGA
- a CDS encoding thioesterase, translated as MNSTTLAPRPVAEPLTDGVTRVDLRPRYEGSNICTWIGFKHVNYLVEEVVLDHLRQRGFAPGGLYERHGLCVDIVDIDTRITHAFHIDDVATAEVRPLPGDALAFAVEISVHGVPPVKAVSAKVRVELRHDPHGHPAEPAPAELAPYAVARLGQAPVKVTRPAAAGAAPEGDVLAALTAGRNAYAWKWRIPYFYCHFTERMQMSGYLRQMEEVVDLFLADRGVSIKTLLDEQDWIPVVPHSRITLLDEARMEEELYTVFTVENVFKRLTYTSRMDCYVLRDGILVPTATGKITHGYAVIGSRRDWTLVDFDDRLASALEGAPAASSTRR; from the coding sequence GTGAACTCGACGACCCTGGCACCCCGGCCCGTGGCCGAACCGCTCACCGACGGGGTGACCCGCGTGGACCTGCGGCCCCGCTACGAGGGATCCAACATCTGCACCTGGATCGGCTTCAAGCACGTCAACTACCTGGTGGAGGAGGTCGTCCTCGACCACCTGCGGCAGCGCGGCTTCGCCCCCGGCGGGCTCTACGAGCGGCACGGCCTCTGCGTCGACATCGTCGACATCGACACCCGGATCACGCACGCCTTCCACATCGACGACGTGGCGACGGCCGAGGTCCGGCCGCTGCCCGGGGACGCGCTCGCCTTCGCGGTGGAGATCTCGGTCCACGGGGTGCCGCCGGTCAAGGCGGTCAGCGCCAAGGTGCGGGTGGAGCTGCGCCACGACCCGCACGGGCACCCGGCCGAGCCGGCACCTGCCGAGCTGGCCCCGTACGCGGTGGCCCGGCTGGGCCAGGCGCCGGTCAAGGTGACCCGGCCGGCCGCCGCCGGTGCCGCCCCCGAGGGCGACGTGCTGGCCGCGCTCACCGCCGGCCGCAACGCGTACGCCTGGAAGTGGCGGATCCCGTACTTCTACTGCCACTTCACCGAGCGGATGCAGATGTCCGGCTACCTGCGGCAGATGGAGGAGGTCGTCGACCTCTTCCTGGCCGACCGGGGCGTCTCGATCAAGACGCTGCTGGACGAGCAGGACTGGATCCCGGTGGTGCCGCACTCCCGGATCACGCTGCTGGACGAGGCGCGGATGGAGGAGGAGCTCTACACCGTCTTCACCGTGGAGAACGTCTTCAAGCGGCTCACCTACACCTCGCGGATGGACTGCTACGTGCTGCGCGACGGCATCCTGGTGCCGACCGCGACCGGCAAGATCACCCACGGGTACGCGGTGATCGGCAGCCGCCGGGACTGGACCCTGGTGGACTTCGACGACCGGCTGGCCAGCGCGCTGGAAGGTGCGCCGGCCGCTTCGAGTACACGTCGATGA